The DNA region AAAAATTCTTTTGCGTATTGTTGCTTTAGTAATTTTATTTTTAGTTGTTATGATTATTATGAAACTTGTAAACAGTAGTTCAGATGAAAAGTTGCAAAATCAAAGTATTTTACCAAGCGAGCCTATTACAACTCAAGAAAATCATGATGATAATTCTTTTGAAAATATGCCAATAACTGATAATAATATAGCTGAAGATCAGTTTGAAGCATTAAGAAAACAATTTCAAGATGAGCAAAATGCTAGCGAGAATGAAGCTAATTCGAGCAATAATCTTCACTCTATTATGCCAGAACAAGAACAAAAACCTGTTGCAACAAAACAAATCGCTGAAGCTGATACAGCTAAACAGGAAGTAAAACAAATAAAGATTAAAAAAGAAAAAGATTTTGTAAAGCCAAAAGAACAAAATGCAAATGATTTATTTAAAAATGTTAATGCTAAGCCCATACATCCAAATGGTTTAGCATCTGGTATTTATGTTCAGATTTTTTCTGTAAGTAATCTTGACCAAAAATCTAAAGAACTTGCCCTTGTTAAGCAAAAGGGTTATGAATATAAACTTTATAAAACTACACTTGGCGGTAAAGAAATTACTAAGGTATTAATAGGCCCTTTTGAAAAAGCAAATATTGCTAATGAATTAGCTAAAATTCGCAAAGATATTACTAAAGATGCTTTTTCTTTTACTTTAAAATGAAATTTTTAGCTGTTATAGGCAATCCTATTATGCATTCTCAATCACCTAGAATGCATAATTATGCCATTCAAAACTTTAAGCTTGATGGTATTTATACCCGTTATCATCTAAGTAATGCTGATTCTTTAAAGGATAAAATTTTAGCTTTGAAACTTAGTGGGGCGAATATTACTTTACCTTTTAAAGAAAAAGCTTTAGAAATTGCTGATATTAAGGATAGTTTTGCTCAAAATATAGGTTCAGCTAATACTTTATGTATTAAAGATAAGAAAATTTATGCTTTTAATACTGATTTTTTAGGTTTTTTAGAACTTCTTCGAGAATTTGGTGATATTGAAAAAGCTTTAATTTTGGGTGCTGGCGGTACTGCTTTATCTCTTGCTTATGCCTTAAAAGAAAAAGGTGTTAAAGTTTGTATTGCTAATCGTAGTGAGGCAAGATTTAAAGATTTTAAAATTTATCAAACTTATCTTTATGAAAATTTGCAAGAATTTAATTTTGATTTAATTATTAATGCAACCTCTGCAGGACTTCAAGATGAGAGTTTGCCTTGCAATAAGGAACTTTTAGAAGAACTTTTATCTAGGTCTAAATTTGCTTTTGAGGTTATTTATGGCAAAGAAACTCCTTTTTTTAAATTATGTAAAAAGCATAATTTAAAAAGTAAGGACGGTTTAGATATGCTTTTGTGGCAAGGTGTTTTTGCTTTTGAACTTTTTTTTGATATTAAAAATAAAAGAGAAATGATAAAAAATGCTATGCAGCAAGCTTTAAAAATAAATTTATAAAAAATTAAAATTTTCTTATTTAAAATCTTATTTTTATTGAGGTTTGGTTGGAGGTATACTTTCTTCAAAAATATTATTATCAAAATTATTAAATTCATTAAACTGTGTTTTTCGGGTTGTTTTTTCTATATCTGTTGCTTTTGGAAGATTTTTGTAGAGTGTTTCAAGTGTATTTTTATAAAATGATAAAAAGCTTTTATCTATTTCAAAAGCAGGTTTTTCTAAACCTTTATTAAGTTGAGTTGGTACAGTGGAAATAGTTGTTTTAAACATATTAATTCCTTCATTGCTTTGAATAGGATAATTTAATGCGATTAGAGAATCTAATTTTGTATTATTTGAAAAATTGCTTGAATTTTTAAGATTATGCATATCTATGAATTCTATTTTGCTTTTAAAATTTATACCTAGATTAGATTTTATGAATTCTCCTTGCATAAAATTACTTATTTTTTGTACGTTTTTTTCTTCTGTATAAATGTTAATTGAGCTTTTAAGAGTATAATCTGGATTAGAATTAGTAATTTTATATCCTTTAAGTTCAAGTATAGTTTTTATTTGTTCTTCTAAATTTTGTTTTAAAAGTTCAATTTCTTTTTCTATACGAATTTTAAGTACAGAATTTTGAAAATAATCAGAATGATTGTTGTTTTGTTCTAAATTAATAGTTTCAAGTTTAACGCTTATTTGAGAATTTATAGCTTCTATTTTTGTAGGGGTTTGAGGTTTGAAATTTGGCATAGAAAGATTAATGAAATTATTGCTTGTTCCACCACAAGCTGTTAAAAATAATATATTAATAATTAATATAATATATTTTTTCATGATATTCCTTTTGTAATTCTTATTTAATTTAATTATATCAAGTTAAAGTTTTTTTGTTATATTTTTAAAAAATAAAATTGGGAAATTTATGGAATTTTGGACACATATTTATTCAAATTTTGATGTTGTGGCTTTTAATATATTGGGCTTTAAAGTACATTGGTATGGTATTATGTATGTTTTAGCTTTACTTTTAGCTTTACTTTTAGCAAAGATTTTTGTAAGAAAATTTCAATTTGATATTGATGAAAAATCTTTAGATGCTTATTTTATTTGGGCTGAAATAGGTGTGATTTTAGGTGCAAGATTTGGATATATTTTAATTTATGATGCAAATACTATGTATTATATTATACATCCTTGGCAAATTTTTAATCCTTTTATGAATGGTGAATTTATAGGGATTCGTGGTATGAGTTATCATGGAGCTATTATAGGGTTTTTAATAGCTACTTTTTTATTTTGTAAAAAATATAAGAAAAATCCTTGGATTTTTCTTGATTTGGTAGCTTTAAGTGTTCCATTAGCTTATGTTTTTGGTCGTCTAGGTAATTTTTTAAATCAGGAGCTTTTTGGTCGTGTTACAGATGTGGCTTGGGGTATTTATGTTGATGGAGTATTGCGTCATCCATCGCAACTTTATGAAGCATTTTTAGAAGGTATTGTAGTTTTTATTATAGTGTATTTAGCTAGATTTAAGCAAAGTTTTCAAGGAGAATTAATTCTTATTTATGCAAGTGCGTATTCATTGGCAAGATTTATATGCGAATTTTATCGTGAACCTGATTTTGGAATAGGTTTAATTTTGTGGGGAATGAGTATGGGACAAATTTTAAGTTTGATAATGTTTATCATAGCTTTGTTAGTTTATATTTGCATAAAGTTTAAAAAAGTAAATATTTAATCTATATTAAAGACTTTTGTAATATAATGAAACGGTTTTTTAAATTTCTTTTTGCAAAGGAGCAAAGATGCGCGAGCTTATCGAAGGTTATTTGGGTAAAAGCATTGA from Campylobacter hepaticus includes:
- a CDS encoding SPOR domain-containing protein gives rise to the protein MENQKNEFDDIILEKNTQSEKMKKILLRIVALVILFLVVMIIMKLVNSSSDEKLQNQSILPSEPITTQENHDDNSFENMPITDNNIAEDQFEALRKQFQDEQNASENEANSSNNLHSIMPEQEQKPVATKQIAEADTAKQEVKQIKIKKEKDFVKPKEQNANDLFKNVNAKPIHPNGLASGIYVQIFSVSNLDQKSKELALVKQKGYEYKLYKTTLGGKEITKVLIGPFEKANIANELAKIRKDITKDAFSFTLK
- a CDS encoding shikimate dehydrogenase, translated to MKFLAVIGNPIMHSQSPRMHNYAIQNFKLDGIYTRYHLSNADSLKDKILALKLSGANITLPFKEKALEIADIKDSFAQNIGSANTLCIKDKKIYAFNTDFLGFLELLREFGDIEKALILGAGGTALSLAYALKEKGVKVCIANRSEARFKDFKIYQTYLYENLQEFNFDLIINATSAGLQDESLPCNKELLEELLSRSKFAFEVIYGKETPFFKLCKKHNLKSKDGLDMLLWQGVFAFELFFDIKNKREMIKNAMQQALKINL
- the lgt gene encoding prolipoprotein diacylglyceryl transferase, which codes for MEFWTHIYSNFDVVAFNILGFKVHWYGIMYVLALLLALLLAKIFVRKFQFDIDEKSLDAYFIWAEIGVILGARFGYILIYDANTMYYIIHPWQIFNPFMNGEFIGIRGMSYHGAIIGFLIATFLFCKKYKKNPWIFLDLVALSVPLAYVFGRLGNFLNQELFGRVTDVAWGIYVDGVLRHPSQLYEAFLEGIVVFIIVYLARFKQSFQGELILIYASAYSLARFICEFYREPDFGIGLILWGMSMGQILSLIMFIIALLVYICIKFKKVNI